The Solanum lycopersicum chromosome 9, SLM_r2.1 genome window below encodes:
- the LOC101259780 gene encoding uncharacterized protein encodes MCVVSDRNESIIKAVTNVYINVPHYACMWHLWNNVQKKFRKYHEKLSGVFYTMAKACTKNEFDVLMETVEKEGIRVKEYLDLAGYEKWALCYAQVHRGWHMTSNIAESINAALVSARELPIFEFLEEVRLLLERWNHDYKKEATCTFTSLIGKYHDILTDNEALSTRMAVVPLTEYVHNVNDDGRYFVVCLKEKTCTCGRFQYEEIPCEQAWAVLKWKSLPPDEYCSDLYKPMTMLKTYNMPIHPLPDVKA; translated from the exons ATGTGTGTTGTGTCTGATAGAAATGAGAGCATTATAAAGGCTGTTACAAATGTATACATTAATGTCCCACACTATGCTTGTATGTGGCATTTATGGAATAACGTTCAGAAAAAGTTTAGAAAATATCATGAGAAGTTATCTGGTGTATTCTATACAATGGCAAAAGCTTGCACAAAGAATGAATTTGATGTGTTAATGGAGACTGTAGAAAAAGAAGGTATAAGAGTGAAAGAGTATTTGGATTTAGCTGGATATGAAAAATGGGCTCTTTGTTATGCACAAGTACATAGAGGATGGCACATGACATCAAATATTGCTGAGAGTATAAATGCAGCACTTGTTTCAGCTAGAGAATTGCCTATTTTTGAATTTCTCGAAGAGGTAAGGCTATTACTTGAAAGGTGGAATCATGACTACAAGAAGGAGGCAACCTGCACATTCACATCATTGATTGGAAAATACCATGACATACTAACAGACAATGAAGCATTGAGCACAAGAATGGCG GTTGTACCATTAACGGAATATGTGCACAATGTTAATGATGATGGGAGATATTTTGTAGTCTgtctaaaagaaaaaacttgCACCTGTGGAAGATTTCAGTACGAGGAAATACCTTGTGAACAGGCTTGGGCGGTATTGAAATGGAAGAGTCTACCACCAGATGAATATTGCTCGGATTTATACAAACCAATGACAATGTTGAAGACATATAATATGCCTATACATCCTTTACCGGATGTAAAGGCATGA